The Gossypium arboreum isolate Shixiya-1 chromosome 2, ASM2569848v2, whole genome shotgun sequence region tttaattccgagcctagggcaaaagtgtaattatgcaaaagtttagggcaaaagtttaattttttaaagttcgtattaaatgctgttttgataaatgtatgtattaaataagattaatttggtattatagatcaagaaaacgagattcaagtcgtgatcgaggaaaagaaaagattgtggactaaattgcaaaatctttatattttggtaccaaggtaagttcatgtgtaaataatgtagcataaatgttatttttaagttattaatgttaattatatgatatgctgatttttaatcgtgaaatattatgctttgtggttaatgttgagtaatatgcaaattatgtttactacttgataaatatgaattgctaccgagtatcggttccgatattccatggaagacggcaaatgtgagatcgagggaaaaagcccgtttgaaccttaggaatagattaggatacaagtgacatgtcactaggatggttgagcatccgaactgttgagttgagtccgagttcacttatggatgcaaatgtccgaactcgttgagttgagtccgagttcgtgagatgtaactaggcatccgaactcgttgagttgagtccgagttcatttatggatgcgaacgcccgagctcattgagttgagtccgagttcacttaggggcgggttacatgatttcttgattacatatgaggcacttatgtgcaaattatccgtgtatccgagttgtattccgatgtgttcaacgggtgaaatttctagtttaatggaagagcacttaagatataagtgacgttttgggcaagtgttgtgaaatggacactttggacaggtatgttcttaaccctcgggttgaaaatagatacaacaacgataaggtggtaagatgatgaatgatgtttaaagatgtgatatatgttttggtggtaccatgctaaagttgtttggtatatttgtattgttatgttacttgttatttacatatgaacttactaagcatttatgcttactcctcctctttatttactatagttttgaacaagccatttcgggaatcggacgggtcgaaggttcgatcacactatccaaaggactttcatccgggtaaatggtttgtaaaacttaagtatggcatgtatagcaatatacttattttgtgtaaataattttatgatatgaccatgtttggttgagaaaatgtttgatattgataagtcatggtgatggctaatttagatcatgtttgatatcatggaagtttaacaggttatctagttcataaaaattcatggaaagatgaaacttgccttaaaatagaatattgctgcagcaatgacatgaatttgaaaaatcactaaaaatagtataaatgaaactaaataatgagtaagttatgaaattgaagcttaatgagtctattttcatatggattgaacaaaacgggcatataaattatattttatgagatatttaaacttttgtgaaacagggccagagtgatttctggatccctgttctgactttaaaaattcataataaattttaaaaaaataattagaagttgttcttTATATGTACTGATTTATTATTGAGTccagttttaataaaaataaacctcgtagtcattgaaattctgtatagagagatatctgattcgtaatacacagatgtcagagcagtcaaaccctgaaacaggggagactttaactaataaactgtactaattggcccaacgaaaaattctagaaaaaaattagtaaatagatatatgagtcgagatttttggaaaatttacggatcttgatttcgagtttcgtaactcgagatatgattttccttgtaactgtgacgcgggtagttagaaagctgtgaatgtagaaacaaatgatttgaagttcttaatttgataaattatgttcggtaacccctcaagctcgactccggcgacggtttcgggcgtgggggtgttacagaattgTCATGTGATCCCTTGGTAAATATTGTGCAAACCCTTTACACTATGTTTGGTTTGTTGTAATGGAATAGACCTGTAGTAGAATAGAattgtaatggaatagagctgtaatcaataattcaattgtttggttgaatggaatagaaTAGAGCTATaatggtattcttgtgtttggttgaatggaatagatgTAATAGCATAAGGGAAAATGCTTAAATAACCAGAGTACCATTGGTAGATTTTTTttaggtagatgattattgttattgttattaaattttaataggattattattaaatataatttaataaaaataaaaataaataatttaattatattttaatataatcattGACTAATTTACCTATAAAGGCCCATTTCCAAGTATATTTACGAAAATGGGCCAATTTCTGCATTATTTATCGAAAAAGGTTGATTTTGGCAAAACGCGTCCACGTAAGAGCATTTTAGGGGGAAATTTCATCAAAACGAGCCTCTGAGGGAGCGATTTTGCCATATCAGCACAAAATGCACTGACATGACGCATTTTGCTGACATGGCAGCAAAAACGCACTGACATGGACGCACTGTTGCCCGTTATCGAATTGAATTTTCAAAAAAGgtctcttttaaaaaaattataaaaatagacaaattttttttgaaaatttacgaGAATAAGCCTTTATAAAGACCCAAAGTGGTAACACCATTTTTTTTAAGGTGTCAccaaattaatatgaaaataaaactaaCAAAGTAGATCTTTATATAGACCTAAAGTCTCATTTCCCTTGTTTTCTTAAGCAATGTGGGATATGAgacatgtgtatatatagactCATGAATAGGTTTGCAGCTTGTTCCTGAACAATGTGGGATTCCTTCATCTTTTAACTTACAACATAAGTTTAAAGGCTACactatattacatatatatattgatatgaaTACTGAGAGTTTTAttgaataaataaagaaaaaattacaaaataagggAAAAACAGTAAAGCAATAAACCACCCTTAGCTGTAACACACCAAAGAAAACAAACAGCCAGACCATTACTCTCGGCAGCTTTGTGGGAAATTGGAACGACATAAATAAACCCACTTTCAAGTCAATAACTAAAACCAGCAgcagagaaagaaaaaaacaaaacattTCTCAAAAAAATAAAACCCAGCACATCCAATCTCTCAGATATGAGAAACCAGTCTCGAGAGATCTATAGCCAAGTGAATCTCTGCTGCCGTTGGTAAATCCTCCACCCAAAACCTGTCTTCCCGCATCGACATCCTTTCTTTTGCTAACATATGAGACACTATATTCACTCGTCTATCAATATGGTAAAAAGAGATGTGCTGAAAAGAGCTCACCTTTATCTTTATTTCTTCAATGTAAGTCCCCATATCTGAAAAATTTGGTAGTACTTGGTTTATTTTGACAATCATGGTCCTAGAATCACCCTCCACTTTAACATGAGTAAAACTCATTTCCCTTACAAAATCCAAAGCCTGGAGATAAGCTATAGCTTTTGTTGTAAAAGAGTCAGAgacaaatttattaaaaatagatcCGCATCCAATAGGCAAACCTCTACTATTCTTGATAACAAAACCAGAATATGAATGGTGGAGTGTTGTTTTGAACACAACATCAAAATTCACCTTAACAAAAGGTTCTTGAGGGGGTTTCCATATAGAGTTCATTGCATTCATCGGAGCAAGTATTTTATCGTTCAACTCCCTCATTTCCTTTATAATACTGAAAATAATAGAGCAAATATCTTGGAATGATTGTCGCTTTCCTTCCATTGTGCTCTTATTGTTGGCTTGCCAGAGTGCCCAGGAAGTGGTTACAGGAATTTCACCAAAGTCATGCTTTCTGTTTTGAAAAACCAAATTAAGCCAGGTGCAGAAATccatattttcattaaaatttgaCCAATCAACACCGCTTGATCGCCAAACATTTTTTGTAGGGCCGTACATCAGAAGAGTATGCATAAAATTCTCAGGGACCCCACCACAGAAAAATTGGGGATGAACTTATTCTTCTATTATAGAGGTTAACTGCAGTAGGAATATACTCATATGTAAATCGCCAAATAACGATTTTGATTTTTGAGGGAAGATTTAAACCCCAAATCTTCTTGTAAATTCCTGTGTAGTTAGTATTCGTATTATCGTTAATGTGTGATTCAACAAGACaacgattgtaacacccctaacccgagaccgtcgccggagtcgaacacgaggtgttaacaaacttcaaaccacttattgataatttcccagaaaagctgccaatctgtgtactagtcgcttcaaaaatcataacttgagttctacaactcaaaaatcagtttcgtaatttttccctgaaactagactcatatgtccatctaaagatttttttctagaatttttggtcaagccaattagtacagtttattagttaaagtctccaatGTTGCAGGGGTCGACTatgctgaccttcgtgcgttgcaactcgaataactccctgtgcagggcttcaatactgatgccgtttgtttctgtagaaactagactcaaaaaggaatctataaatatatggcatgatttctaaatgtctcgggttaatttataatgaattttcaaagttggaacagggaatccagaaaccgttctagccctgtttcacgaaaacccaaatatctcttaacatacaactcatatgactgtttcgtttcttccatatgaatatagattcatcaaggttcatttacataatttattcactatttaattccattcctactatttttagtgatttttcacatccacatcactgttgctgccagcatctatttctagggtagactttctctaacacatagtttctatgattcaaccacccatttttcatatatagtccaaaatataatcatgatgacccattctaatggctggtcattgccaaacatttccgtgcctcttaatgagcatatacataccaaatgattataacattatgctcaaaacatttataagccattttcgcatggctattcaaaattttacataccaagttcaaacaaaacataatagcctatacatgccgaaatgttctcttagaccatctaagaagaaaataccaaaaagtcgctagtcggtgtaatgacttcgatgacggtcccgaatacgcaaaaagtcgagtccaagaaacctaaaataggtgacaagcaaacaccgaatgagtatataactcagtaagtcataagcaatgcactaccaaccattaataacattatcgcaaaaggaaacaaaatggaacgaggctaattactccattcaaaccgaactataccatagttccttagaccattcgattcaaccacataccaagttacacattcacattccatatactaatcaataggatatttgaagcatttctatacacccttttgttttcgtcacaatcatacatctacatgacctttcactcattccacgataattcttatgtacgtgacttcaatttacattgtcacataggttcaaacttaccaagctcaaccccaaatataaacatagcgcctattagccatgaactcaaggtacttacccgatccgctgtccgtgatcaactcaatagtgtcgcacactcagtgtcaatagtgattcaaaagcatatagtgagtccgcacacttagtgctatataatcaactcgcacacttagtgctatatgatcaaactcccacacttagtgctgtacaagttttaaacccgcacacttagtgccattctcatgatcacaaatgtttataccagcacacttagtgccgaaatcaacaactcaatacatctcacctcttttcctttcattcaatacttccatcaccacatacatacatgtatataaattcatcattcctttcggcgtaattatatagacattatgtctattcaaatcaatacaaaatatatgcttagtgacttaccttgtgttgggtaaaatagtccaagtcggctactcgatgaccttcgtctttcccttgcttgattctccttctttaactccttgagcttaatcaataaatcaactagtttaaccatcttgctaaacattcataattcaattacacatgcatatgtatgtttgtatattcggcaaccatcctcacttattacccatttagtcaataatctaagccaagataaggcttcaatatggttgcctctaaccgaatacatgcacaccaatctacttcatttggccgaatattcatgtctatgttgaggccaattttacacttaatactacacaaaaaaaaaaacagcatacattttactaactaacgattacatattgtagctcaatacacatctctcgcttacttcataaccaaacaacatcacaagcaaatatacaccttaaaatagtatatatgtcataccaatacatcatgtgcaaacatatattcatgtaggtgcaagggtcaatctcaagttgtttatatccaaatataaacacatatccaaagctcaaatcttacctaccatgcaacatgcatgaatcatacttatggatataccatgaccgaatacatcacaacaccataattttggtcatgattaagcaaagaacttaatgtcttactcaaaaatactaaaaagaaagtccaagagccatcaatccaccatcacatataccattagcaagcttcatatttaacatgcaatggcattaacacaaaatccaccttggccaaataccatccccatgatataacaaagatttgaaccatgggctaataagaacatcaagctagcaactaaaaacatgcatgaatctcatggcacaacctcaaacataccttaatcttgatgcaagtatagccaaatctcttcctaatccccttccaaaccaaacatgaagcaaaaattccttccttcctctttggtattttcggtcaagagagaatgaaatggatgagcaaaatttttttcttttcttttcttcaatgcacggcaatgggggggttcactcacacacatttttttttctttatttattacccatactaatttgtttattgtttctccctaatgcaccaacaaaacatgtttcatgacatgtttagcccatactccttgtcatggccgccacctcctataaaagagggatatttgacatgcaaggccattgttttgcatgcatgctttaattagacatcacacatttccccatcatactttcaaagttttctactaggtcatttctagtgaaattcacatttataactctaaatcaaacatcaaaaatgtcacacacgaattaacacatatcataagcatcaaaatgagcattaaattatttttatgcctcggttttatggtcccgaaaccacattccgactagggtcaattttggggtgtcacaactctccccacttaagaaattttcgtcccgaaaatcttaccgtaaatagatttgggtatcgctctttcatagagttctcgggttcccaagtagcttcttctatcccgtgtttgagccataacactttcaccaatgaacccttttgtttcgcaactccttcacttcacgagctaggatacgaatcggttcttcttcatagctcatatcggcttgaatttcaacctcgatgaactaattacgtgcgatggatcgatctatagtgtcaagcatcgaaacatgaaagacgtcgtgaatcttttcaagttcggggcaaaatcaaatgatacataaccggaccgactcgctcggatatctcatatggcccgatgaacctcggactcaatttgcctttacgaccaaatcgagtatctttttccaaggcgaaactttaagaaacactttatctcccaccgatactcaatgtcttttcgcttcaaaccGCTGCACGATTTTCGACGATCTGTGgcgccttcgactttcacggattacctttactttctgttcagcatctttaatcaaatccactcgaaaattttactttcacgagctcggtccaaaacaatggtgtacggcatttacgctcgcataaggcctcgtaaggcgccatcttaatacttgattgaaaactattgttgtaagcgaattcaatcaaaggtaaataccgctcccatgaaccatcgaactcgaggacgcaacatcccaacatatcctcaagtatccgaattatccgccggattgaccatcggtttgtggatgaaaagcggtgctaaaatgcagcttggtacccaaagcttcttgcaatttcttccaaaatcgcgaggtgaatctcggatctctatcccacacaatgtaaatcggtactcgtgtaatctcacaatcgagaaacgtataattcagctagtttatccaatgaaaatctatacgacgggataaagtgagccgacttagtcggcctatcaacaacaacccaaatcgcatccttcttgctcacgacaatggcggtccggacacaaagtccattgtgactcgatcccatttccactcgggtatcatgatcggttgaagtaacctcaaggcacttgatgttccgctttcacttgttgacatattaaacatctcaaacaaagtcgagatgtctcgcttcataccatgccaccaaaaccgacatttcaaatcgttgtacatcttcgtactcccgggtgaattgacattcggctacaatgagcttcgctcgtaatcatcgaaatgagttcgaatttcttggaacacacaaacgatttcgaacctcaaacaatcgtcatcatcaatttgaaactccgattccttgttcgaacacactcaccgcttttgcaaccaactcatcgtcaacttttcgagtttcgcgaatttgatgagtcaataatggtttggcctttaattcgctattaacacattgtcgagtaggatagacaagtgtacattcatagctcgtaaagcaaatagtgattttcgcttaaggcgcccgcaaccacattagcctttccggtgataatcaatgacaagctcataatcttttaacactcgagccaacgtctttgtcgcagatttaagtctctttgagtcatcaaatatttgagacttttgtgatccgaatacacatggcacttctcaccaaataagtaatgtcgccatatctttaaggtgaatacgatggcgaccaattcgagatcatgggtcggataatttttctcatgtggctttaattgtctcgacgataggccacaactcgaccttcttgcatcaatacgcaacctaacccaagtagggaggcatcactatagatgacaaactctttgccgattcggtcagtattagtatcgagcttccgtcaattgagttttcaattgatcgaaacttttcgacacttttccgtccattcaaacttgacatctttctaaagcggtttcgtcatgggtgtggctatcatcgagaatccttttacaaaccgtcggtagtaaagcaagtcccaaaaagctcgaacctcaagaatgtttctgaggcttccagttaagtatggctgaaattttgctcggtcgactcgaatacccggcgcagataccacatgacccaagaagctaacctctcttaaccgtaactcacacttgtgaacttaccatataaccgcttatcccataatatttgcaacactaatctcgtgtgctccgcatgttcggtctcatctcttgaatagaccagatgtcgtcaatgaacacaactacgaaccgatccaaatatggtccaagatccgattcatcaaatccataaataccgcagaggcattagtgagcccaaacggcatcactaagaactcgtagtgaccatatctcgctcaaggcaattttgggtatgtccgaatctcggattcaagaatcgtaatagcccgatctcaaatctatttttgagaacaccgggctccttcagttgatcgaacaaatcatcgatacgctgtaacggatatttgttctttattgtcactttattgtcgacgatagtcgatgcacaacctcatggttccgtccttcttttcacaaacaacaccgtgcaccccaaggtgaaaaacttggtcgagcgaaacctctatccgtcaactcttgcaaccgagctttcaactccttcaactcggttggtgccatatgatacgagctatcgaaattggcatagtcccgtgtacaagctcaataccaaactctacttccgaacagtggtaaacccagtaattcttcggaaaaacatccggtattcacaaaccaccaagcagattcggttttatttctaacccttatcatcaagtacatacgcaaggtatgcttcgcacccttttcttacatatttcgggccaacattgatgatattacagttggcaacccttcaagtccgtagactcaattgaatcatctcgttatttgcgcacctcaaatcaatagtcttgcttttgcaattcacaaccgcatcatgcacggtcaaccaatctaaaccgagtataacatcaaattcatcaaacggcaaaagcatcggtCCTCCGGAAagcgggaccctcggattactagggacatttcttgcacactttgtcgacaagcacgtattgacccaaagggtttgacactgaattacgaactcaagagactcaacagtagagtcttatggatgctaaggtttcacatacatatgaatgagtagagccgaggtcaatcaacgcaatcacactagtatcaaagagagtgaaagtactagtgataacatcaggggaggatgcttcctcttgtacacggatggcatatgccctagcagagtacggtctcggatcgaaGTACCAGATcggtggcccctctcgactaccacccctacctcccgaaattcttggtggtctacctctagtgtcattccactaggtcttgcaccttgcatcctattcttctcatcaagctccgtgcaatctctaatgaagtggtccttgaaccgcatccgtaacaagccctattggtagacttaccccaacattcacctatgtgtcttctcccacattggggcattcagtttctcttgacggttattgcccacactagctaacGAAGTAGCtcagagtccgtcaatggtcgtgctttTATGGAAATTccccgatcgtcctcgatttattggtgtcctcccgaacttctttatagccgagaacgagctttacccgtcgatcttttgcgatagtctctagcttcaaattcagccttcttcttctcttttccaagttcctccgccttgcgtgctcgttcaactagtgttactaattcttttatctccaaaatacccactagtagctttaaatcttcattcaatccttcttcaaacctcttgcacatagcaacctcatcagccacacactccgggcataccgatcgagtcttacgaactcatgttcagattcagatactaccatacggccttgcttgagctccaagaattccttacgcttttgatcgatgaaccatcgactaatatatttctttcaaattctatttgaaagaaatcccaagtaactcgctcgtttgggactatggaaatcaaagtcctccaccaatagtaagtgagtctcgcaacaaggatatagcacactttagacattcatcggtgtgcatgatagttcatcaaacaccgaatggtgttatcaagcgtaactcggccctttcggcatcatcaagaactatggcctgaactcttcagccccgcgctttctaatcaagtctacaggtggcttactcagcctcacaggtcgaagaatcgatggcattacgggctcttgggtggattattcaaatttgggaattgttggacagcggattggttcgggcatattatgcgacccactcattcatcatggtaaagaaggcttgtttagcccctcaccttgattattcgcagataaccgaggttcaacagcggcgcccttgtgcaggagcaaccgctacactttcaacgtcatccgccaaggttctctacatcgggatccatttactaatcaaaacaaaaattttaaccgtcaagtcatcacacatttaaacattaacattaaggcatgtatagctagactcatacgtgctatggtagtcctagaacggactaaaccatagctctgataccaataaaattgtaacacccctaacccgagaccgtcgccggagtcgaacacgaggtgttaacaaacttcaaaccacttattgataatttcccagacaagctgccaatctgtgtactagtcgcttcaaaaatcataacttgagttttacaactcgaaaatcagttttgtaatttttccctgaaactagactcatatgtccatctaca contains the following coding sequences:
- the LOC108466260 gene encoding uncharacterized protein LOC108466260; translated protein: MDFCTWLNLVFQNRKHDFGEIPVTTSWALWQANNKSTMEGKRQSFQDICSIIFSIIKEMRELNDKILAPMNAMNSIWKPPQEPFVKVNFDVVFKTTLHHSYSGFVIKNSRGLPIGCGSIFNKFVSDSFTTKAIAYLQALDFVREMSFTHVKVEGDSRTMIVKINQVLPNFSDMGTYIEEIKIKVSSFQHISFYHIDRRVNIVSHMLAKERMSMREDRFWVEDLPTAAEIHLAIDLSRLVSHI